One stretch of Leadbetterella byssophila DSM 17132 DNA includes these proteins:
- a CDS encoding OmpA family protein produces the protein MIRFLAILISAILYCILWNTYRKPLCDIDRDVVLEVPAVAPAPEPTEVEKLLFEPLDIYFQSASLEIIRTPQLEEWLSLAKNYLEENPGERLVLTGHTDNEGTEESNLNLSLERGNRVKEILSAEGFSAESLEVEGKGQSEPIAGNDTPEGMQKNRRVSIRLLKR, from the coding sequence ATGATAAGATTTTTGGCGATTTTGATCAGTGCAATTCTGTATTGTATCCTCTGGAATACATACAGAAAGCCTTTGTGTGATATAGATAGGGATGTGGTGCTTGAAGTACCTGCTGTAGCGCCTGCACCAGAACCTACAGAAGTAGAAAAGTTACTTTTTGAACCTCTGGATATCTATTTTCAATCGGCAAGTCTTGAAATAATTCGCACGCCTCAACTGGAAGAATGGTTATCTTTGGCAAAAAATTACTTGGAGGAGAATCCTGGAGAGCGGCTTGTACTTACGGGACACACAGATAATGAGGGAACGGAGGAATCTAATCTGAATCTGTCTTTGGAGAGGGGTAATCGGGTTAAGGAGATTTTGAGCGCAGAAGGTTTTAGTGCTGAAAGCCTTGAAGTGGAAGGCAAGGGGCAGTCAGAGCCAATAGCCGGAAATGACACTCCGGAGGGTATGCAGAAAAATAGAAGGGTATCAATCAGACTTTTAAAGAGATAG